In Aliarcobacter faecis, a genomic segment contains:
- the rpoB gene encoding DNA-directed RNA polymerase subunit beta: MLNSLKSGNRLRVDFAKNPQKIEIPNLLQLQQTSYDTFLMIDQKDRSTAGIEKVFKTIFPIHDVQNRLTLDYLGSEVGKPRYDVRESMVRGLTYSIPLKINIRLTLWDLDEKTGEKIGVKDIKEQSLFIREIPLMTERTSFIVNGVERVVVNQLHRSPGVIFKEDESNTTDSKLLYTGQIIPDRGSWLYFEYDAKDVLYVRINKRRKVPITILFRALGYSKEDIIKMFYPIVNVKIKNNKFLTEFNPDDFMGRIEYDIKDDKGNIVIGAGKRLTARKAKALIEGGLKLIEYPLELLMDRYTANTIYDPESGEVLFDALTNLDEIKLKKLLDLGFESFDIANDLSPNVDDSIINAFKADGESLKLLKQTEQIDDENDLAAIRIYKVMRPGEPVTKEAAKDFIKKLFFDPERYDLTKVGRMKMNHKLGVNVPEYVTTLTYEDIIKTVQYLVKVKSGNGHIDDRDHLGNRRIRAIGELLANELHAGLIKMQKAIRDKMTTLSGTLEDIMPHDLVNSKMITSTITEFFTSGQLSQFMDQTNPLSEVTHKRRLSALGEGGLVKERAGFEVRDVHPTHYGRICPVETPEGQNIGLINTLSTFSKVNDLGFIEAPYKKVVDGIVTNEITYYTATQEEGLVIAPGSTKVDENGKIIEPLIEVRKDGEILLMERNSVDLIDISSQMVMGVAASLIPFLEHNDANRALMGSNMMRQAVPLIKPTAPIVGTGLEKTVARDSWEAIKAKRAGIVEKADSKNIYISGDDENGAFIDHYEVHKNVRTNNNTDFEQRTIVRAGDIVEKGQVIADGPSMDKGELAVGINAMVAFMPWNGYNYEDAIILSERLIEKDAFTSVHIYEKEIDCRELKHGNEEITRDLPGVKEENITHLDASGIVKIGTYVTPGMILVGKVTPKGEIKPTPEERLLRAIFGEKAGHVINKSLVCPTSMEGTVVDVKVFTKKGYEKCERAIAEIDLEKAELNQKHHDKLLMLDREEALKINDLLLKTPLAKDLELDEVTYKKGEVLSIDVLNSVNRFAMKKVVSSYPREVEKAYNDTKEYFIRQKASLREEHEEKLQILEHDDILPSGVISQVKVYIATKRKIKVGDKMAGRHGNKGIVSNIVPKVDMPYLEDGTSVDVILNPLGVPSRMNIGQILEVHLGLAGRRLGKQIQHIFKAKRAEFVSELRAKMIEIASVAKLMNAKDFLNKLEDEELIKYAQDWAKGVKFATQIFDGVKAEEFIRLFELAKMDSDGKSVLFDGKTGERMKERVNVGYMYMLKLHHLVDEKVHARSTGPYSLVTQQPVGGKALFGGQRFGEMEVWALEAYGATNVLKEMLTTKSDDVEGRTRAYRAIANGENVPNSGVPETFFVLTKELKALALDVEIFQEVENDE, translated from the coding sequence ATGTTAAACTCTTTAAAATCTGGTAATAGACTCAGAGTAGATTTCGCAAAAAATCCGCAAAAAATCGAAATTCCTAACTTATTACAATTACAACAAACTTCGTATGATACTTTTTTGATGATTGATCAAAAAGATAGATCAACTGCTGGTATAGAAAAAGTATTTAAAACAATATTCCCTATTCATGATGTTCAAAATAGGCTAACTTTAGATTACTTAGGTAGTGAAGTTGGAAAACCTAGATATGATGTTAGAGAATCAATGGTTAGAGGATTGACTTATTCAATACCTTTAAAAATTAATATTAGATTAACACTATGGGATCTAGATGAGAAAACTGGTGAAAAAATAGGTGTTAAGGATATAAAAGAGCAATCTTTATTTATTAGAGAAATTCCTTTAATGACTGAAAGAACATCATTTATTGTAAATGGTGTTGAAAGAGTTGTTGTTAATCAACTACATAGAAGTCCAGGTGTTATTTTCAAAGAAGATGAATCAAATACAACAGATAGTAAACTTTTATATACAGGACAAATAATTCCTGATAGAGGTTCATGGTTATATTTTGAGTATGATGCAAAAGATGTATTATATGTAAGAATTAATAAACGAAGAAAAGTTCCAATTACAATTCTATTTAGAGCATTAGGTTACTCAAAAGAGGACATTATTAAAATGTTCTATCCAATAGTAAATGTTAAGATTAAAAATAACAAATTCTTAACAGAGTTTAATCCTGATGACTTTATGGGAAGAATAGAGTACGATATCAAAGATGATAAAGGAAATATTGTAATTGGTGCTGGTAAAAGATTAACAGCAAGAAAAGCTAAAGCATTAATTGAAGGTGGTTTAAAACTAATTGAGTATCCACTCGAACTATTAATGGATAGATATACTGCAAATACAATTTATGATCCAGAATCAGGAGAAGTTTTATTTGATGCATTAACAAATCTTGATGAGATAAAACTTAAAAAACTTTTAGATTTAGGGTTTGAATCTTTTGATATTGCAAATGACTTATCTCCAAATGTTGATGATTCTATAATTAATGCATTTAAAGCTGATGGTGAGTCTTTAAAACTTTTAAAACAAACAGAGCAAATAGATGATGAAAATGATTTAGCTGCTATTAGAATTTATAAAGTTATGAGACCAGGAGAACCTGTTACTAAAGAAGCAGCTAAAGATTTCATTAAAAAACTATTCTTTGATCCAGAAAGATACGACTTAACAAAAGTTGGTAGAATGAAAATGAATCATAAGTTAGGAGTAAATGTTCCTGAATATGTTACTACTTTAACTTATGAAGATATTATTAAAACTGTTCAATATTTAGTGAAAGTTAAATCAGGAAATGGTCATATTGATGATAGAGATCACTTAGGTAATAGAAGAATTAGAGCTATTGGGGAACTTTTAGCAAATGAACTTCATGCAGGTCTTATAAAAATGCAAAAAGCAATCAGAGATAAGATGACAACTTTATCTGGTACTTTAGAAGATATTATGCCACATGATTTAGTAAACTCTAAAATGATTACTTCAACAATTACAGAGTTTTTTACAAGTGGACAATTATCACAATTTATGGATCAAACAAATCCATTATCAGAAGTTACACATAAAAGAAGATTATCAGCTCTTGGAGAGGGTGGTCTTGTAAAAGAGAGAGCAGGATTTGAAGTAAGGGACGTTCACCCAACTCACTATGGAAGAATTTGTCCAGTTGAGACTCCAGAGGGACAAAATATTGGACTTATCAATACTTTATCGACTTTCTCTAAAGTTAATGATTTAGGATTTATTGAAGCTCCATATAAAAAAGTTGTTGATGGTATTGTAACAAATGAGATTACATACTATACAGCTACTCAAGAAGAGGGACTTGTAATTGCTCCAGGAAGTACAAAAGTAGATGAAAATGGAAAAATTATTGAACCACTAATTGAAGTTAGAAAAGATGGTGAAATCCTTTTAATGGAGAGAAATAGTGTTGATTTAATTGATATCTCATCACAAATGGTTATGGGAGTAGCTGCTAGCCTTATTCCATTCTTAGAACACAACGATGCAAATAGAGCATTAATGGGTTCAAATATGATGAGACAAGCTGTTCCATTAATTAAGCCAACAGCTCCAATAGTAGGAACTGGATTAGAAAAAACGGTTGCAAGAGATTCTTGGGAAGCAATTAAAGCAAAAAGAGCTGGTATTGTAGAAAAAGCTGATTCAAAAAATATCTATATTAGTGGTGATGATGAAAATGGTGCATTTATTGACCATTATGAAGTACATAAAAATGTAAGAACAAATAATAATACAGACTTTGAACAAAGAACTATTGTACGAGCAGGTGATATAGTTGAAAAAGGACAAGTAATTGCTGATGGTCCTTCTATGGATAAAGGTGAACTTGCAGTTGGAATTAATGCTATGGTTGCGTTTATGCCATGGAATGGTTATAACTATGAGGATGCTATTATTTTAAGTGAAAGACTTATAGAAAAAGATGCTTTTACTTCTGTACATATTTATGAAAAAGAGATTGATTGTAGAGAATTAAAACATGGTAATGAAGAGATAACAAGAGATTTACCAGGTGTTAAAGAAGAAAATATTACTCATCTTGATGCTTCAGGAATTGTAAAAATTGGAACTTATGTAACTCCAGGAATGATTTTAGTTGGAAAAGTAACTCCAAAAGGAGAGATTAAACCAACTCCTGAAGAGAGACTTTTAAGAGCTATCTTTGGTGAAAAAGCAGGGCATGTTATTAATAAATCATTAGTATGTCCAACATCAATGGAAGGAACAGTTGTTGATGTAAAAGTTTTCACTAAAAAAGGTTATGAAAAATGTGAAAGAGCAATAGCCGAAATTGATTTAGAAAAAGCAGAATTAAATCAAAAACATCATGATAAATTATTGATGCTTGATAGAGAAGAAGCTTTAAAAATCAATGATTTACTATTAAAAACACCTTTAGCAAAAGATTTAGAGCTAGATGAAGTAACTTATAAAAAGGGAGAAGTTTTAAGTATTGATGTTTTAAATAGTGTTAATAGATTTGCAATGAAAAAAGTTGTATCTTCATATCCTAGAGAGGTTGAGAAAGCATATAACGATACAAAAGAGTATTTTATTAGACAAAAAGCAAGTTTAAGGGAAGAGCATGAAGAAAAACTTCAAATTTTAGAGCATGATGATATTTTACCAAGTGGTGTTATTTCTCAAGTTAAAGTTTATATTGCAACAAAAAGAAAGATAAAAGTTGGTGATAAAATGGCTGGAAGACATGGAAACAAAGGTATTGTTTCAAATATAGTTCCAAAAGTTGATATGCCATATTTAGAAGATGGAACAAGTGTAGATGTTATATTAAATCCACTAGGGGTTCCTTCTAGGATGAATATTGGTCAAATTCTTGAAGTTCACTTAGGACTTGCTGGAAGAAGACTAGGAAAACAAATTCAACATATTTTTAAAGCAAAAAGAGCTGAATTCGTATCTGAATTAAGAGCTAAAATGATTGAAATTGCAAGTGTTGCAAAACTGATGAATGCAAAAGATTTCTTAAATAAACTTGAAGATGAAGAGCTAATCAAATATGCACAAGATTGGGCAAAAGGTGTAAAATTTGCTACACAAATATTTGATGGGGTTAAAGCTGAAGAGTTTATAAGATTATTTGAATTAGCAAAAATGGATAGTGATGGTAAATCTGTTTTATTTGATGGTAAAACAGGTGAAAGAATGAAAGAAAGGGTAAATGTTGGTTATATGTATATGCTGAAACTTCACCACTTAGTTGATGAAAAAGTTCACGCAAGAAGTACAGGGCCATACTCACTTGTAACTCAACAACCAGTTGGTGGTAAAGCACTATTTGGAGGACAAAGATTTGGAGAGATGGAGGTTTGGGCATTAGAAGCTTATGGTGCAACAAATGTACTAAAAGAGATGCTTACAACAAAATCTGATGATGTTGAAGGAAGAACAAGAGCTTATAGAGCTATTGCAAATGGAGAAAATGTTCCAAATTCTGGAGTTCCAGAGACATTCTTTGTTTTAACAAAAGAGTTAAAAGCCTTAGCTTTAGATGTAGAGATTTTTCAAGAGGTAGAAAACGATGAGTAA
- the rpoC gene encoding DNA-directed RNA polymerase subunit beta', with amino-acid sequence MSNNETVLAPIEIKELERPQDFSAFQLRLASPEKILAWSCGEVKKPETINYRTLKPERDGLFCAKIFGPVKDYECLCGKYKKMRYKGVVCEKCGVEVTSSKVRRHRMGHIELVSPVAHIWMVSSLPSRIGTLLGVKLKDLERVLYYEAYIVNEPGEAYYDGERTKKIEKYDILNEEQYRTVADLFEHTGFEAKMGGEIIKVLLEKLDLFELLTLLKDEMESTKSEAKRKTIIKRLKIVENFINSGNRPEWMMLTQLPVLPPDLRPLVSLDGGKFAVSDVNDLYRRVINRNNRLKRLTELDAPEIIIRNEKRMLQEAVDALFDNGKTANAVKGANKRPLKSLSEIIKGKQGRFRQNLLGKRVDFSGRSVIVVGPNLNMDQCGIPKKMALELFKPHLMAKLEEKGYATTLKAAKRLIEAETNEVWECLNEIVDEYPILLNRAPTLHKLSIQAFHPVLIDGKAIRLHPLVCAAFNADFDGDQMAVHVPLSQEAVAEAKILMMSSMNILLPASGRAIAVPSQDMILGIYYLSLVKDGVKGEHKLFTDVNEVKIALEMDQIDLHAKIRTKLDNKIVQTTVGRLIIHEILPSFVPMSLWNKILKKKDIGALVDYIYKEAGYEVTPRFLDNLKNLGFKYATKAGISISVDDIRVPDSKVGHITKSKKDVIEVQKQFFQGLLTEQERYNKTIDIWTETNNKLGSEMMELVKGDKNGFNSIYMMADSGARGSATQIRQLSGMRGLMAKPDGTIIETPIISNFKEGLNVLEYFISTHGARKGLADTALKTANAGYLTRKLIDVSQNVRITAEDCGTHEGIEITDITSGNELIESLEERITGRVIAEDIIDPVSNEILFTEGTLITEEYAKTVIEAEVKSVIIRTPLTCKIENGLCSQCYGLNLGEQRKAKPGEAVGVVAAQSIGEPGTQLTLRTFHVGGTASATQTERELKADKEGFIRYYNIKKYDTSNGKSIVANRRNAGILLVEPKINAPFKGKITVETIHEEVELTITNEKETKKYYLRKSDVAKVNELAGISGKIEGKLYLPYKDGFEVDYNDSIVEIIKDGWNVPNRIPYASELKVADGAPITSKVIAGAKGIVKYYKLTGDYLERRHDIKAGDKVVEKGLFAVVADSDDREAIRHYISRGSSIVLNDNSEVEKDSLISSPTVSEQTVIAEWDPYANPTIAEKAGVISFEDIIPGVTVSEQFDELTGSSKLVVNEYIPSGYKPTILIATDDSEIIRYTLDPKASLNIAEGKRVEIADIIAKTPKATQKSKDITGGLPRVSELFEARRPKNIAILASFDGIITFGKPLRNKQKLVITDENGNTTEYLVEKGKHILVHEGEFVHAGEALTDGQVSPHDVLRILGEKALHYFIVSEVQQVYRSQGVNIADKHIEVITSQMLRQVSILDGGDTKFIVGDMVSKKKFKLENEKIVRMGGHPAIAEPVLLGITRAAVTSDSIISAASFQETTKVLTEAAISAKMDMLEDLKENVVIGRTIPVGTGIYKDQKVKFSEEK; translated from the coding sequence ATGAGTAATAATGAAACAGTACTAGCACCAATAGAGATAAAAGAGTTAGAAAGACCACAAGATTTTTCAGCGTTTCAATTAAGACTTGCAAGTCCTGAGAAGATTCTTGCATGGTCTTGTGGAGAGGTTAAAAAACCAGAAACAATCAACTATAGAACATTAAAACCTGAAAGAGATGGACTATTTTGTGCGAAAATCTTTGGACCAGTAAAAGATTATGAGTGTCTTTGTGGTAAATATAAAAAGATGAGATATAAAGGTGTTGTTTGTGAAAAATGTGGGGTTGAAGTAACTTCTTCAAAAGTAAGAAGACATAGAATGGGTCATATAGAACTTGTTTCTCCTGTTGCTCATATTTGGATGGTTTCATCTTTACCTTCAAGAATTGGAACACTTTTAGGTGTTAAATTAAAAGATCTTGAAAGAGTATTATATTATGAAGCATATATCGTAAATGAGCCAGGTGAAGCATATTATGATGGTGAAAGAACGAAAAAAATAGAAAAATATGATATTTTAAATGAGGAGCAATATAGAACTGTTGCTGATTTATTTGAACACACTGGTTTTGAAGCAAAAATGGGTGGAGAAATTATAAAAGTTCTATTAGAGAAGTTAGATTTATTTGAGCTTTTAACACTTTTAAAAGATGAGATGGAATCAACTAAGAGTGAAGCAAAAAGAAAAACTATTATTAAAAGATTAAAAATTGTTGAAAACTTTATTAATAGTGGAAATAGACCTGAATGGATGATGCTTACTCAACTTCCTGTGCTTCCACCTGATTTAAGACCACTTGTTTCACTTGATGGTGGAAAATTTGCAGTTTCAGATGTAAATGATTTATATAGAAGAGTTATTAATAGAAATAACAGACTTAAAAGATTAACAGAACTTGATGCTCCTGAAATTATTATTAGAAATGAGAAAAGAATGCTTCAAGAAGCAGTTGATGCTCTATTTGATAATGGTAAAACAGCAAATGCAGTTAAAGGTGCAAATAAAAGACCTTTAAAATCTTTAAGTGAGATTATTAAAGGAAAACAAGGACGATTTAGACAAAACTTACTTGGTAAAAGGGTGGATTTTTCTGGAAGATCTGTTATTGTTGTTGGACCAAATTTAAATATGGATCAATGTGGTATTCCTAAAAAAATGGCTTTAGAGTTATTTAAACCACATTTAATGGCTAAACTTGAAGAAAAAGGTTATGCAACTACATTAAAAGCTGCAAAAAGATTGATTGAAGCTGAAACTAATGAAGTTTGGGAATGTTTAAATGAGATTGTTGATGAGTATCCAATTTTATTAAATAGAGCACCAACTCTTCATAAACTTTCAATTCAAGCATTCCATCCAGTATTAATTGATGGAAAAGCTATTAGATTACACCCACTTGTTTGTGCTGCATTTAATGCGGACTTCGATGGAGACCAAATGGCTGTGCATGTGCCTCTTTCTCAAGAAGCAGTTGCTGAAGCTAAAATTTTAATGATGAGTTCTATGAATATTCTTTTACCAGCATCTGGTAGAGCTATTGCTGTTCCTTCTCAAGATATGATTTTAGGTATTTATTATCTATCTTTAGTTAAAGATGGTGTAAAAGGTGAGCATAAACTATTTACAGATGTAAATGAGGTAAAAATTGCTTTAGAGATGGATCAAATTGATTTACATGCAAAGATTAGAACAAAACTTGATAATAAAATAGTTCAAACAACAGTTGGAAGATTAATTATTCATGAAATTTTACCATCTTTTGTACCTATGAGTTTATGGAATAAAATTCTTAAGAAAAAAGATATTGGAGCTTTAGTTGATTATATCTATAAAGAAGCTGGATATGAAGTAACTCCAAGATTTTTGGATAACTTAAAAAATCTTGGATTCAAATATGCAACAAAAGCAGGTATTTCAATATCTGTTGATGATATTAGAGTTCCTGATAGTAAAGTAGGACATATTACTAAATCTAAAAAAGATGTAATTGAAGTTCAAAAACAGTTCTTTCAAGGTCTTTTAACAGAGCAAGAAAGATATAATAAAACAATTGATATTTGGACAGAAACTAATAATAAATTAGGTTCTGAGATGATGGAACTTGTAAAAGGTGATAAAAATGGATTTAACTCTATTTATATGATGGCTGATTCAGGAGCAAGAGGATCTGCAACTCAAATTAGACAATTATCTGGTATGAGGGGTCTTATGGCTAAACCTGATGGGACTATTATTGAAACTCCAATTATCTCTAACTTTAAAGAGGGATTAAATGTTCTTGAGTACTTTATTTCTACTCACGGAGCTAGAAAAGGACTTGCAGATACAGCTTTAAAAACAGCAAATGCTGGATATTTAACAAGAAAGCTAATAGATGTTTCTCAAAATGTTAGAATTACGGCTGAAGATTGTGGAACTCATGAAGGTATAGAAATTACAGATATTACATCTGGAAATGAGTTAATTGAGTCTTTAGAAGAGAGAATTACTGGAAGAGTTATTGCAGAAGATATTATTGATCCTGTTTCAAATGAAATTTTGTTTACAGAAGGGACTTTAATAACAGAAGAGTATGCTAAAACAGTTATTGAAGCGGAGGTTAAATCTGTAATTATTAGAACTCCATTAACTTGTAAAATTGAGAATGGTTTATGTTCACAATGTTATGGATTAAACTTAGGAGAGCAAAGAAAAGCAAAACCAGGAGAAGCTGTTGGAGTTGTTGCAGCACAATCTATTGGAGAGCCAGGAACTCAGCTGACACTTAGAACTTTCCACGTTGGAGGAACAGCAAGTGCTACTCAGACTGAACGTGAGTTAAAAGCTGATAAAGAAGGATTTATTAGATATTATAATATCAAAAAATATGATACTTCAAATGGAAAATCTATTGTTGCAAATAGAAGAAATGCTGGAATTTTATTAGTAGAACCAAAAATCAATGCACCATTTAAGGGTAAAATTACAGTTGAAACTATTCATGAAGAAGTTGAATTAACAATTACAAATGAGAAAGAGACTAAAAAATATTATTTAAGAAAAAGTGATGTTGCAAAAGTAAATGAACTTGCTGGAATTTCTGGGAAAATTGAAGGTAAATTGTACTTACCATATAAAGATGGTTTTGAAGTTGATTATAATGATTCAATAGTAGAAATTATTAAAGATGGGTGGAATGTTCCAAATAGAATTCCTTATGCATCTGAATTAAAGGTTGCTGATGGAGCTCCTATTACTTCTAAAGTTATTGCAGGAGCAAAAGGAATAGTTAAATATTATAAATTAACTGGGGATTATCTAGAAAGAAGACATGATATTAAAGCAGGTGATAAAGTTGTAGAAAAAGGTCTTTTTGCTGTTGTTGCTGATTCTGATGATAGAGAAGCTATAAGACACTATATTTCAAGAGGTTCTTCAATAGTTTTAAATGATAATAGTGAGGTTGAAAAAGATTCTCTTATTTCATCTCCAACTGTTTCTGAGCAAACTGTGATTGCAGAATGGGATCCATATGCAAATCCAACAATTGCTGAAAAAGCAGGGGTTATAAGTTTTGAAGATATTATACCAGGAGTTACTGTTTCTGAACAATTTGATGAACTAACAGGTAGTTCAAAACTAGTTGTTAATGAGTATATTCCAAGTGGATATAAACCAACGATTCTTATTGCAACTGATGATAGTGAGATAATAAGATATACTTTAGACCCAAAAGCATCTCTAAATATTGCTGAAGGAAAAAGAGTAGAGATTGCGGATATTATAGCAAAAACACCAAAAGCTACTCAAAAATCTAAAGATATTACAGGAGGTCTTCCTAGAGTTTCTGAACTATTTGAGGCTAGACGACCAAAAAATATCGCTATTTTAGCTTCATTTGATGGAATTATAACATTTGGGAAACCATTAAGAAATAAACAAAAACTTGTAATTACAGATGAAAATGGAAATACTACAGAGTATTTAGTAGAAAAAGGTAAACATATTTTAGTACATGAAGGTGAGTTTGTACATGCTGGAGAGGCATTAACAGATGGACAAGTTTCTCCTCATGATGTATTAAGAATTTTAGGAGAAAAAGCTCTTCACTACTTTATTGTTTCTGAAGTTCAACAAGTTTATAGATCTCAAGGGGTTAATATTGCAGATAAACATATTGAGGTTATTACATCACAAATGTTAAGACAAGTATCTATTCTTGATGGTGGAGATACTAAATTTATAGTTGGAGATATGGTTTCTAAAAAGAAATTTAAACTTGAAAATGAAAAAATTGTAAGAATGGGTGGACATCCAGCGATTGCTGAACCAGTTTTACTTGGTATTACAAGAGCAGCTGTTACAAGTGATAGTATTATCTCAGCAGCATCTTTCCAAGAGACTACAAAGGTATTAACAGAAGCAGCAATTAGTGCGAAAATGGATATGCTTGAAGATCTAAAAGAGAATGTTGTAATAGGAAGAACAATTCCTGTTGGAACAGGTATATACAAAGATCAAAAAGTAAAATTCTCAGAAGAAAAATAA
- a CDS encoding YciI family protein, producing MQYLIIAYDYDDALERRLKARDEHVKAARELMAKGKIITAGALIEDDKMVGSSLFVDFENDEELDAWLENEPYVQNKVWNLEEIQIVPVKLLPKN from the coding sequence ATGCAATATTTAATAATAGCTTATGATTATGATGATGCTCTTGAAAGAAGATTAAAAGCTAGAGATGAGCATGTAAAAGCAGCAAGAGAACTTATGGCTAAGGGAAAAATAATAACTGCTGGTGCATTAATTGAAGATGATAAAATGGTTGGTTCATCTTTATTTGTTGATTTTGAAAATGATGAAGAGCTTGATGCTTGGCTTGAAAATGAACCTTATGTTCAAAATAAAGTTTGGAATTTGGAAGAGATACAGATAGTTCCTGTTAAGTTACTTCCAAAGAATTAG
- a CDS encoding ABC transporter permease: MKFFIKILKDFPSYLWSGWGSVASIFLFFALWDFGHQVYGDLILPSPKDTFIALSSILQDSSMQNEILITIKRALIGFGIAILVGSVLGLLAGLFITASIMSRPIVTILFGMPPIAWIVLAMIWFGMGDTTVIFTVFIASFPIVFVGALQGTRTIEGDLKEMADSFHLPFSMKLFDLYLPHIFSYIFPAYISALGMSWKIVVMAELLATSDGLGSALAIARSQLETSTALALVSIMIGSLLLIEYLILEPIKKELEAWRN, from the coding sequence ATGAAATTTTTTATAAAAATTCTAAAAGATTTTCCTAGCTACCTTTGGAGTGGTTGGGGTTCGGTCGCTTCTATCTTTTTATTTTTTGCTTTATGGGATTTTGGTCATCAAGTATATGGTGATTTAATTCTTCCTAGTCCAAAAGATACTTTTATTGCTTTAAGCTCTATATTACAAGACTCTTCTATGCAAAATGAGATATTAATTACTATAAAAAGAGCATTAATTGGTTTTGGAATTGCAATTTTAGTTGGTTCAGTATTAGGACTTCTTGCAGGGCTTTTTATAACAGCATCAATTATGAGTCGTCCAATAGTAACAATACTATTTGGAATGCCTCCAATTGCATGGATAGTTCTTGCTATGATATGGTTTGGAATGGGGGATACAACCGTTATTTTTACAGTATTTATTGCCTCTTTCCCTATTGTTTTTGTTGGAGCTTTACAAGGAACTAGAACAATTGAAGGAGATTTAAAAGAGATGGCAGATAGTTTTCATCTACCATTTTCTATGAAACTTTTTGATTTATATTTACCACATATTTTCTCTTATATATTTCCTGCTTATATAAGTGCATTAGGAATGTCATGGAAAATTGTTGTAATGGCTGAACTATTAGCAACAAGTGATGGTTTAGGTTCAGCCCTTGCTATTGCAAGAAGTCAGCTTGAAACATCTACTGCTTTGGCACTTGTAAGTATAATGATTGGAAGTTTACTTTTAATTGAATATCTTATTTTAGAGCCAATAAAAAAGGAGCTTGAAGCATGGAGAAATTAG
- a CDS encoding ABC transporter ATP-binding protein, protein MEKLDKEAIEELVVKEVNFSFGFKEILKDINFTLKKGKVISIVGPSGGGKTTLLHLCSKLLKLDEGSIKNSFSSSSFAFQEPRLLPWKNVIDNIALGLRAKGLKYKVCIEEAEKIALKFGLDKDDFIKFPKDLSGGMKQRVSFARALVVNPSLLFLDEPFSALDIGLKKELQNLLIKDIEDKNLSVLFITHDLMEAIRLSDEIIVLKAEPVGHIKKIFTIDEAQIKRDDEFVYNKTAQILKDKDIISSFELELK, encoded by the coding sequence ATGGAGAAATTAGACAAAGAAGCTATTGAAGAGCTTGTTGTAAAAGAGGTAAATTTCTCTTTTGGTTTTAAAGAGATTTTAAAAGATATAAATTTCACTTTAAAAAAAGGGAAAGTTATCTCTATTGTGGGTCCAAGTGGTGGTGGAAAAACTACACTTTTGCATCTTTGTTCAAAACTTTTAAAACTTGATGAAGGGAGTATAAAAAATAGTTTCTCTTCAAGCTCTTTTGCTTTTCAAGAGCCACGACTGCTTCCTTGGAAAAATGTAATAGATAATATTGCTTTGGGGCTTAGAGCAAAAGGTTTAAAATATAAAGTTTGTATAGAGGAAGCAGAAAAAATAGCATTAAAATTTGGATTAGATAAAGATGATTTTATAAAATTCCCAAAAGATTTAAGTGGTGGAATGAAACAAAGGGTATCTTTTGCAAGAGCTTTGGTTGTAAATCCTAGCTTACTATTTTTAGATGAGCCTTTTTCAGCTTTGGATATTGGGCTTAAAAAAGAGCTTCAAAATCTTCTTATAAAAGATATTGAAGATAAAAATTTAAGTGTACTTTTTATTACTCATGATTTGATGGAAGCAATAAGATTAAGTGATGAGATAATTGTTTTAAAAGCTGAACCAGTTGGGCATATTAAAAAGATTTTTACTATAGATGAAGCACAAATAAAAAGAGATGATGAATTTGTTTACAATAAAACAGCTCAGATTTTAAAAGACAAAGATATCATTTCAAGTTTTGAATTGGAGTTAAAATGA